Proteins co-encoded in one Macrobrachium nipponense isolate FS-2020 chromosome 24, ASM1510439v2, whole genome shotgun sequence genomic window:
- the LOC135204575 gene encoding uncharacterized protein LOC135204575, with product MKLIPVALSLMVALAALMGSTRALPGPYALADPMPWADPEALADLSMVGTAHIGIITIISHIGIIIITGAGKLPPVRWDDRWTSNRIPSTDAAAKLGIFNWNPPAPQDLPDFFYSVQNQLILNLELSCSE from the exons ATGAAGTTG ATTCCAGTCGCTCTTTCCTTGATGGTCGCCCTGGCCGCCCTCATGGGATCCACCAGGGCACTGCCCGGTCCCTACGCTCTGGCTGACCCTATGCCCTGGGCTGACCCTGAGGCCTTGGCTGACCTGAGCATGGTAGGTACCGCCCACATTggcatcatcaccatcatttccCACattggcatcatcatcatcactgggGCAGGTAAACTCCCTCCCGTGAGATGGGACGACAGATGGACATCGAATCGAATTCCCTCAACAGACGCTGCTGCAAAATTAGGAATCTTCAACTGGAATCCTCCAGCACCTCAAGACCTTCCAGATTTCTTTTACTCCgttcaaaatcagctgattcttAACCTGGAATTATCTTGTTCCGAATAA